The stretch of DNA ATGTTAATTAGTGCCTTGATTGATGTTTAGTATATAAAAATCTAAATGATCATTGTTTTTGTTGACAAACCAAAACTAGCTACTAATTATTAGTTTATGAGGCAATGCAATTCACAAGTTTGGATTAGAGATTCACCAAATTACTTCTTCCTTTTAAAACACTAGTTTGTTTCGTGTAGGATAACTAACTATTTTCTTTTAGTATTAAATTAAAACACTTCCTATTTTAAGTACATATGTAGAGGAAGGAGTTCACGTTTAGTTTAGTAAAATTATTATTCTATATTTATAGAGAaagcaaattaattaataatttaagtaAAACTCACGAAATTAGATCTAACACTAGCATCTAatcattaatttgtatttatttgatgagaatatagtgtaaatattttattaggcATTGCAATTTTcactaaattatataataataccaTGTTCTGACCAAACaaattagaaaaacaaaaaacaaaaaggaattcgcaatgtatataaatatcacTTGTTGAAACAAAATTCCACTTAGCGGAGCTGATGAGaacttttgttttattttcttacaaCTAACGTTGTTAATGGCCAGATTTTTAGttactaatattattattattttgttgtggTCATATTCCccaatgtcaaaaaaaaaaaaaaatatatatattattattttgttggcCTTTTTATAACGGAACGTGGTTTTATGCCTTTTCTCATTCGTCCACCAAATCAAACCAAATTCAACCTCATCCTAACCATCCCAcccatttaataataataataataataataataataataataataataataataatagatgaTTAATCCCCAAAGAttgacatataaagtctatagAATAGAAAGTGAAACATCAGTTTCATAGTATTACTTACTCTTGTTCCAGATGGCATTTTTGGAGCTTGAATGGTTGAGCTAACAATTGAATAAGCATTTATTTACGAATTACGACTCATGAAAGGACTTCTCAAATTGCTAAAAGAATGTAAGCATTGGATTCAtccaaaagaaacaaaaattaaaacaaagtaAAGCAAACCCAACCCAACCCCACCCAATATACATATTctaaagtaattattattattatttttttttttttaagaaattagactatacttttttttttatattatcttattttatgtttactctctttttTAAAGACTATcatttttacttctttttttaaacattgtaccaattttgtccatatcacttcaagatactctccatgtgactctcttatgttagagtattttgggtacaatacatataaaaagatgtatatttcaattaaatataaaattagagataaatttaattaattgattaataaaagtagtatttttcaacttacccttttttttcttcatatattttagtttaagctaaaataccatttacatttattagaaaaatattacacattctTAAATTACAAGTTTTAGacttcttattattataattatatattctagactttgttattatcaactaaaataattagGAATTACatagtaaaattatatatagtatGTAAGTATTACTACTTAAAACTAATAGTATTTAGTGATTATACTCAATTTTTATGAAGATATgagaattcaaataaataattgtcataTTACAATTATCTCAAATTATCTAATGGTGTAATTATCTGGACTACTTAAACAAATTTagtaattattttgaattacaCTCAATTccaattacattttaaatacatcttaataaattcttttaattcattttttgcCCTCTCTTAGATgagattatttcataaatacagAAAAATGACAAATTTTTTACAGATttcatagattttttttttttcaaaaatatggaattattttttttattatttttgaaaaaaaatattattttgatgttaccGCTGTGAAAAAGCAACACGATATTTTTTTACAACAATATGgagtgttgtttttttttttttgtttatgctAGAACAATGTTGATCTGATGTTTATGCAAAAAAAACAATGTGAAAAACaacattttttctaaaaaaaaaaacaagtgatACCTTGTAAAAAGATAAttcataaaaatgtaaataaagaAAAGCTCTGTAAAAGATGTAAAAAAGAattcataaaaatgtaaaaaaaaattgtagtgtATCGTGTAAATTTATCTATAGGAAATGTATTTGTTTAACTAAATAATTAAcgaaaaataatattgtataGTGAAATAATTACACAATAGGCCTAGAGGAGTGCTACCATCAACTTCTTGTTACAACCTCTTAATCAATTTCCACGCCCAAAAACATatgtcagaatattttttttattttttttgttcacGGCGGTGTTCGTTATGCTTACAACATCattcttgtaaatttttgaaattttttgaatagtTTATTGTAGTGGCCAAAAATTGCTCTAAGCCCAACGAAAAAGGCCCAACGATCGAAGTACTTACGAAGCCCACTTATAAGTCAGAAACAAGGAACCCGTAAGCCCAATGGCTCACATGGGCCACGCCCAATCCATGCCTTTTGGGTCATACCCATATTCGAATGTCCAACCCACAATAAAGCTTGATTCTAAAGTGTAATGTTAGGGTTGACGCGTGGGGGAAGAAGAACGTTAAGTTTCCCAACTAACCCACGAAAATAGCGATCTTCCCTAGCATAGCGGAGCAAGAATATCAACCCTCTAAGTGATACACTAAGGGGAGGACGCTGATCGAGGAGCGAACCAAAAAGATGACGCTCATCCCTGGAGAAGTGGGGGAAGACCGTTTCTCTAGGGACGGACCACGTTTCAAGAGGTAGCCGTTTTCCTAAGATAATAAATAGGCCCACACTGGGACTGAAAAAGGGAGGAAGCATAGACGAAtattcactctctctctctctctctatagttTTACTACCAAACTTATTATTTCTCTACGATCTGACATACTCTTTCTCATTCCGGTGAGCGAGGTTTGACCGCGGATCACCACATAACCATAAACACAGGaagtatttatttacatttcttgttttcttttctACTTCGCACTATAAATTTACTGACTTGACCGTCGGAGTGCCTTCGGCCGGCACCACCCCGGTGTCCCAAGGTTTTACGGTCATCCTTTGTCTTTGTTCCGCAGGTTGTCGGTGCCCACAAACGCTCATTCCGATCATTGTAGATTTTAGCATCTACAATTTGGCGCCCACCGTGGGGCCCTGACAAACTGACTGTGAGCAAGGCGATCTATCATTACCACACTTCAAATGGCAGAAGAAGGAGAGTTTGTTGCCCAAGAACAACCCAATGTCAATGAACAGCTTGCCACGATAATGGCCCAGATGCGCGAGATGGCTGAGCGAACTGGAGTTCTGGAGCGAGAAAATGCAACCTTTAAGGAGGAGAACGCAGCATTTAGGAGTGAAAACGCCACAATAAAATCACAAATGGAGTCACTGAATGCTACCATGACGACTCCCAATGTTGCTCAAAGTCGGTTCCGAGTTCCAATTGCACCAATGGCATCACTAGACTCAACTCCTATAAGAACAGAGACCCAAGTCTCTGATCAACAAACACTTGGAGGAAGCATAGACGAAtattcactctctctctctctctatagttTTACTACCAAACTTATTATTTCTCTACGATCTGACATACTCTTTCTCATTCCGGTGAGCGAGGTTTGACCGCGGATCACCACATAACCATAAACACAGGaagtatttatttacatttcttgttttcttttctACTTCGCACTATAAATTTACTGACTTGACCGTCGGAGTGCCTTCGGCCGGCACCACCCCGGTGTCCCAAGGTTTTACGGTCATCCTTTGTCTTTGTTCCGCAGGTTGTCGGTGCCCACAAACGCTCATTCCGATCATTGTAGATTTTAGCATCTACATTTATAATACCGAAAATacgtttgaaattttttgaacaCGCGTGGTAAACTGGAATATCAAGAACTCTGTTTTCGGTATTGTAAACTAttcggaatttttcaaaaatttgcaaaaatgatattgtaactataacaaataccgctataaatttttttttaaaaaaaatatttcgacatGTAATTTCAGAcataaaaattgactaaaaggTTGTAATTAACACTCCTCTCATACGActattatggttttttttttaaaccccCTAATGGTTAGTTGTaatgaatatatgtatatatatattgttaaacACAAgaatagaaattcatatttaattattgtTTCACATTCAAATACATGTATTTACAGTTTAGTTATGAATTTCTAAAAGTCCTTTCTCAATGtcaaattagtaaaaaaaaaaagttttattgTGCGACGTTACTTGGTTGGATATATTATGAAGCTAAAGCAAAGGTTTCTAGTTTCTGATTAGAAGACTTGCAAGCCTTTGACCGCAAGAGCCTTGAAATATTATGCAACTTTAGACAATTAATAAacttatattattatatggtAGAGTTTCAAAGATTATACAACAAAACCCACTAATCTCCATGTAATTAAATTAACAAGTGAAGAAAGAAACTATGAGTGGGTGCACCAAATACCCATTTGTGGTTGGACTAAGCTGTCCTATAATCTCAAGTGTTACTGTTgacttaaaacctaattttctaaatacattattactaattataatttctttaagtcaaaataatgaattaattattattccCTCTTAAGGCTCTATCCTAGTATAAGTATCAGCTCTACTATGGGTCTAAACATACTCATCAGCACCATACTTGATTATACAAAGTTAAGGAATTAGTGAGCAATGGAAGCTTTCAAACTCAGTCTCAAGCCTTGGTCCTCTTGCTTTTCACTTGGCATCTTTGTTTTGTTTGCTTTACTAGCTTGTTTTGCAGATGCTGAAACTCACTACCATCAATTTGTTGTATGTAGTTGAACTTACCAACCTCTTATTCAGGCCTTTATTTGCAATGACATAGCATTTTAAGAGAagatttttcttcttatttcctTTTTCTGTTTATGTGAAATTAGGTTCAACAAGCACCGATAACGCGGCTATGTAGGACCCGTAATAGAATCACAGTCAATGGGATGTTCCCGGGACCGACATTGGAAGTCAGAAATGGAGATTCTCTAGTGATCAAAGTTGTAAATAGTGCACAATACAATGTTACCATGCACTGGTAAACCTTAAGCCTtaaattctcaaactagacTAAGCTTTCATGTAACTCATGGATGCATGTGTTTGCTCCTACATCACCTCATGTTGCTTTTAAATTTTAGTTCATGCTTTGTAACTTGTTATACTTCAGGCATGGCATACGACAGCTGCAGAATCCATGGGCAGACGGGCCAGAGTCTGTCACTCAGTGCGCAATCCAACCTGGTGCAGCCTACACATATAGGTTCACAATCATAGACCAAGAGGGAACATTGTGGTGGCATGCTCACAGCAGATGGCTTAGAGCTACTGTTTATGGAGCTCTCATTATTTATCCTAAATTGGGTTCTCCATATCCATTTCCTACACCCAAGAAAGAATTTCCAATTCTTCTTGGTAATAACAAAACACCAAACGTTTGTTTGTTTTAAACTATTTCCACTTCAATTGTTTCCTCCACCACTACTTGACATTTTCAACTTTGCAAAGTCATCTCTTAATTAGAATTGTTGGAAATTGACAGGGGAATGGTGGGACAGAAACCCCATGGATGTCTTGAGGCAGGCACAGTTCACAGGAGGAGCACCAAATGTATCTGATGCATATACAATGAATGGTCAGCCCGGTGATCTATATGCATGCTCAAGCAAAGGTTAGCCTAATTCTACCTCCAACtataattaactttaaattaCCAAGCTTGAACATGGAGATAATCCTTGTATGCACATCTGATAAGAGTTTCAAATTCAGAAACTGTGAGAATACCAGTGGATACAAAGGAGACAATTCTCTTAAGGGTCATCAACTCTGCACTCAATCAAGAACTTTTCTTTGCTGTTGCCAACCACCAGTTGACTGTTGTGGCTGCCGATGCTATGTACACAAAGCCTTTCAATACTCGGGTCATTATGATAGGACCTGGTCAAACAACGGATGTCCTTCTCACAGCTGATCAGACACCAGCCCACTACTACTTGGCAGCACGTGCCTACCAAACTGCTATGAATGCTGCCTTTGACAACACCACCACCACTGCAATCCTTGAGTACAAGGCTGCATCTTGCAAGAAAGGGAATTCAACTCCAAGACCAATCTTACCACAATTACCAGCATTCAATGACACAGCCACTGCAAGAGCCTTTACTACTGGGCTCAGAAGTCCTTCAAAGGCTGATGTCCCTACGAAAATAGATGTGAGCCTTTACTTCACAGTGGGTTTAGGACTAAACAACTGTTCGAATCCAAATAGCCCTCGTTGCCAAGGCCCTAATGGAACTCGCTTTGCCGCTAGCATGAACAATGTCTCTTTTGTATTCCCAAGAAGGACTTCTCTAATGCAGGCTTACTACCAAGGTATACCTGGAGTCTTCACCACTGACTTTCCTCCTGTCCCCCCTGTGCAATTCGATTACACCGGTAATGTGCCACGAGGACTATGGCAGCCATCTACTGGAACAAAGCTATACAAGCTGAAATACGGTTCTAGTGTACAAATTGTATTGCAGGACACAAGTATCGTCACAACAGAAGACCACCCCATGCATCTTCACGGATACCATTTCTATGTTGTTGGATCCGGTTTTGGCAACTTCAACCCACAAAGCGACCCAGCTAACTTCAACCTCTTTGACCCAGCACAGAGGAATACTGTTGGAACTCCTCCAGGTGGATGGGTAGCCATTCGTTTTGTTGCTGACAACCCAGGTAACTTTCTTGCACTATCATGTGAGCAAACATGCTTTTATACCAAGCATCCCTGCCAAATAGAAATATCACTAATTTAATACTTCTCACTCATTGTCTATTGCAGGAATTTGGTTGATGCACTGTCATCTTGACGCTCACCTTTCCCTGGGTTTAGCAATGGCTTTTCTAGTTGAAAATGGATCTGGACGATTACAATCTGTGATACCTCCCCCTGCAGATCTTCCCCGATGTTAAATTATCAATATGGAATCACCAATTGTTAAATCCAAACATACCCAGAAggatttgtttttcttttcttgtgtGCTttgatttataataattatgtatttacagattgaaatatatgtatgtatctGGAGTAGTAATCCAGAATTAGACTTTCTTGAATTGAAATAGGTGATTTGTCATGTTCTTAGGTTTATGTAATTTGTTCTTTGATTGAAAGAAAGGATTACAATATCTGTGCAATAAACACTTATCAAATTTCACTTGAGCTTCCTTTTCAATGGTAACAACTCAGAAAACACAAACATCAGATGTTATCAAAGTAACATGTAAATTAGATGCGACCAAGTAGACCTTAATCAGTTATTACTTCAAAATTTAAAGCCATAAAGTAATTAGTATATGATAAGTCATTTATCTCAGGAAAGAGACTATGGAAAATCCGAACCAACATTCATTATTTGTATAACATAGAGTTTAAGCATCCATTTTCAACAGAGCAATCAGGCAACAAACTTAAGACAACGAGTATCATTATGTATAGTCTGGCAACGACATGAACAAAAGCGTATACCACACCTCACACAAGTATATTTAGCAGCAGAACCACAAACCGTACAGTAATGCCGGCGAGAGGTTGAGCTCGGAGGTCCTACAGCGGCCTTTAGATACGAGGGAACATTGGGAGGCAAAGATTCCAAATTGGCCTGTTTTAGAAGAAACAAGATGTATCAGTGAAAAGCAATAAAACACCACTTATGAAAGCCacattgaaaaaagaaaaggataTGCAGTCAGCATTTCAATTGTTCTTTTTACCTCATGTAGAAGCTCAATAAATGATCTTGGCGCTTTCCTAGCCTCGAGGGCTTTTGCTTGTCGTGTTTTGCGCTTCATGGTCTTGGAATGTTTCTTTTGCATGTACGCTACAACAGAGGCCATAGAAATTTAATAAACGAGTACTTGCAGCCATTGGAAGACATGTTTCAATAGCAGCCATTgcccaaagaaaagaaaaatcttgTAAATTATGTATTTCAGAGCAAAAAAACCAGCAATGGAATCAATCAATCCCAAACATCAGTAATGTTTCCCTATTAAAGAGCTAGATAGCTATGTTATAGCATACCAAAACCCATTAAAAAGCAAAGTATGTTGTGGGATAGAATCCCTAAAGATTGAAACTTTGAAGCTTGAAATAATCAAAAAAGGTACTTTCAGtgaaaaggaaaaataaatcctgaagaAAATAGGAATATTTCAGTGTAGGGGAGTACCTTGATCGTCTTCGTCGAGAGAATCCTCGTCTTCGTCATTAACTTCAACTGTTTCAATACCGGCATTATCATTCTCCAAGGCTTCAAGACGAGCTAGAGCTGCCTAAAACGACAGATTTTGTCAAACACTTTCACTTTCACTTTCACTTTGGGTGTCGGCAATAAGagataaagagagagagagagagagagagagagagagagagagagagagagagagagctcaaACTGAGTATTTCccctaaaaaaacaaaacctGGGTACGGTTGTCAGTGCTAGCAAGCGCCGCAACCATCTTCGGAGCGACCTTCCGTGTGCGACTCGACATGCGACGCGATGGGTTCGAAACGTCGTCGTCCATAGTGGTGGATTCCGGTAACACGTCGTCGGAATTGACTGATTGCACCGAGAATATGTTGAACGAAAATATGTCAAAGATTAAAGGGTTTCTTTTGAGTTAATATCAACTTAAGGTGTTCCAAAAAGTAAAATTTGTCAAAATAGTCAAATTGAAATTTGCAAAGGAAAATTTCATTTaggctaattaataatttttttctttgaactttgacatttattaaatcatgcttcctgtatttttttagttgttaaaaAATCCTTTgaattattaagattgttagatttaaggacttttgtctaattttagtaaaaaaattctaacatgaatgaaagttcagaggcataatttagtacatatcaaagtttgaggggaatgatttggtagatatctaAGTCTGAGgagcatagtttagtacataaacaatcactgaaacaattaaattgaatgaaattagacaaaagtccttaaatctaacaatctcaatagttcaggggaatttttaacggccaaaaaagttcagggacatgatttgatatatgtcaaaatttggGGGGAAAATTGTTAATTAGCCTTTCAtttaatatacataaaaaaaaactcctatttcaaaaaataccctcttaaatattttgtacaatactaatttattaatttctcatttttccaaaaatacacttattatttatttattttcaaaacctaaataaactcaaaacaatttctctctctctctctctccagcCGTCCCTCAACCTCGCCCCCCAACCGTCCCCCAGTCGACCCCAGCCTCCTCCCCCAGCTGCATCCCCACCTCCCCCAACCGTGTTTCCTCTCTCGCAACAAGCTTTCGGAGCCTTTCGCAGCATACTTCTTCGCCAGTGCAGAAGCGGATTTGGCAGATGACATCGTGAAGGAGCCCTTGACCTTCAAGATCTCTTCAGCAACAAGAAGGTATTGTTAATAAaaagtttgtttttagttttttttttgtggttaatttagagagattatatattatttatgttgaaatacattttattttgatgaatttttcttaatttatggTCGATTTTATATGGTGGTTATGGTATTTTCCGATCTagtgtggtggtggtggttatgTATGTTCTCGATTATTTATCGACAGATTCTCGATAAGTTATCGACAAGatgttgttaaaaaaaagtttatttttagttttttttatggttaatttagagagattatatattatttgtgttgagatatattttattttgatgaatttttcttaatttatggTCGGTTTTTATATGGTAGTTATGGTGTTTTCCGATCTagtgtggtggtggtggttatgTATGTTCTCAATTATTTATCGACAGATTCTTGATAGGTTATCGACAAGATGTTgttaaaaaaagtttatttttggttttttttagtTAGATcgattatatattatttgtgtTGAAATACATTTCATTTTGATgataatttcttttaatttatgtAAGTTTGATTATCGACATATTGTCGCTGGATTCTCGATAGGTTCTTGATAGCGATAATTAGCCTTTTAGTTGTCATGTTTGATGAGTATATATTGATTATCGATGGGTTCTCGACAGGTTCTCGATAGGATTTAGTGGTTATAGTGTTTTCTGATCTAGTTTGATGGTGATGGTTATGTATGTTCTCGATTATTTATCGAAAGATTCTCGATAGGTTATCGACAAGatgttgttaaaaaaaagttcgtttttagttttttttgtgtggttaatttagagagattatatattataagtgttgaaatgcactttattttgatgaatttttcttaatttatgaTCGGTTTTATATGGTTCTCGATAGGTTCTCGAAAGTATTAATTCATGTTTGGTGAGTGTTTACTGATTATCGATGGGTTCTCGACAGGTTCTCCATATGATTTAGTGTTTTTTATCATGTTTTctcttaagtttttttttttaataattgtattCTTTACCTTTTACAGATGGCTCCAAAACTTATTATTCCCACTTCAGCCCACTTTTTAGGCCGTGTGACAGATAGAAGGAGTGGAATATTCACTTCAATCGTTCCAAAGTTTAAAAAACATGAAAGATTAATTGAAAGGATGAATGGAGCCccttttggccaattttggaaGGCTGAAACTTTTGCTTTCTCTTCAGTAGATTATTGCAAGGATGAAGGGAACCCCTTTTGGCCAATGTAGATTGATAGATGATAACt from Cannabis sativa cultivar Pink pepper isolate KNU-18-1 chromosome 2, ASM2916894v1, whole genome shotgun sequence encodes:
- the LOC115719642 gene encoding laccase-13 isoform X1 → MEAFKLSLKPWSSCFSLGIFVLFALLACFADAETHYHQFVVQQAPITRLCRTRNRITVNGMFPGPTLEVRNGDSLVIKVVNSAQYNVTMHWHGIRQLQNPWADGPESVTQCAIQPGAAYTYRFTIIDQEGTLWWHAHSRWLRATVYGALIIYPKLGSPYPFPTPKKEFPILLGEWWDRNPMDVLRQAQFTGGAPNVSDAYTMNGQPGDLYACSSKETVRIPVDTKETILLRVINSALNQELFFAVANHQLTVVAADAMYTKPFNTRVIMIGPGQTTDVLLTADQTPAHYYLAARAYQTAMNAAFDNTTTTAILEYKAASCKKGNSTPRPILPQLPAFNDTATARAFTTGLRSPSKADVPTKIDVSLYFTVGLGLNNCSNPNSPRCQGPNGTRFAASMNNVSFVFPRRTSLMQAYYQGIPGVFTTDFPPVPPVQFDYTGNVPRGLWQPSTGTKLYKLKYGSSVQIVLQDTSIVTTEDHPMHLHGYHFYVVGSGFGNFNPQSDPANFNLFDPAQRNTVGTPPGGWVAIRFVADNPGIWLMHCHLDAHLSLGLAMAFLVENGSGRLQSVIPPPADLPRC
- the LOC115719642 gene encoding laccase-3 isoform X2; amino-acid sequence: MFPGPTLEVRNGDSLVIKVVNSAQYNVTMHWHGIRQLQNPWADGPESVTQCAIQPGAAYTYRFTIIDQEGTLWWHAHSRWLRATVYGALIIYPKLGSPYPFPTPKKEFPILLGEWWDRNPMDVLRQAQFTGGAPNVSDAYTMNGQPGDLYACSSKETVRIPVDTKETILLRVINSALNQELFFAVANHQLTVVAADAMYTKPFNTRVIMIGPGQTTDVLLTADQTPAHYYLAARAYQTAMNAAFDNTTTTAILEYKAASCKKGNSTPRPILPQLPAFNDTATARAFTTGLRSPSKADVPTKIDVSLYFTVGLGLNNCSNPNSPRCQGPNGTRFAASMNNVSFVFPRRTSLMQAYYQGIPGVFTTDFPPVPPVQFDYTGNVPRGLWQPSTGTKLYKLKYGSSVQIVLQDTSIVTTEDHPMHLHGYHFYVVGSGFGNFNPQSDPANFNLFDPAQRNTVGTPPGGWVAIRFVADNPGIWLMHCHLDAHLSLGLAMAFLVENGSGRLQSVIPPPADLPRC
- the LOC115719643 gene encoding SWR1 complex subunit 6; translation: MDDDVSNPSRRMSSRTRKVAPKMVAALASTDNRTQAALARLEALENDNAGIETVEVNDEDEDSLDEDDQAYMQKKHSKTMKRKTRQAKALEARKAPRSFIELLHEANLESLPPNVPSYLKAAVGPPSSTSRRHYCTVCGSAAKYTCVRCGIRFCSCRCQTIHNDTRCLKFVA